The following DNA comes from Xiphophorus hellerii strain 12219 unplaced genomic scaffold, Xiphophorus_hellerii-4.1 PGA_scaffold_64__1_contigs__length_250000, whole genome shotgun sequence.
CAACACTTTTTGGCATGGATGTTACTGAGGGAAGAAGGTTTAAGTTGGCAATTTTCATGggtatttaaaagaaaaaaccaaGACAGGTCCAGTTTCATTCAGGCTTGGAGGACGAGACTTTGAGCAGATCTGTGTCATCATTTTCAGctttcaaatgtgttttgtagCTTTTACTTATGGCCTCTGGTCTCCTCCTAATACTTATGAACAGCAGCCTCTCATGGCAGGAAGGGCAGAAAAACTGTTGTTAAATCTTATTATATCATAAGCcttaaagagaaatcagaaaaatcGGCAAACAAAAGCTCTGAACGGATGTTTTGCGTGCAACAGATTTTCAACTCCTATCATAATATGTTAAAACCCTGCAGGTCTGATTATTGATGCCTTTGGAGAACTCCGAGACCAACAGGAGCAGGTTAAGGAGGACATGGAGGTGCAGTATAATACTGTTATTGCTGATTGATACCTTAAAGTACATTTGGGATGAGTGTTTATGTTCTTCATTGTTGATTGTTGTGCAGACAAAATGCTTCATATGTGGCATTGGAAGTGACTACTTTGATACAACCCCACATGGCTTTGAGACCCACACCTTTGACGAACATAACTTGGCCAACTACATGTAAGCATCTCCTCTGTATTGCAGTGTTTGCACAGGTGCAGATGAGAACAGATTAATAttggagttttattttcaggttcTTCTTGATGTATCTCATTAACAAAGATGAGACAGAACACACTGGGCAGGTCGGTCTGAGgcgttttcaattttttatttcgttttaaattttgaatttttgaattCTTGTTCTTGCGTCCTCTGCTTGCAGGAGTCATACGTGTGGAAGATGTACCAGGAACGATGCTGGGACTTCTTTCCTGCTGGAGACTGTTTCAGAAAGCAATATGAAGATCAGCTTTCCTAAttgacaaataaacaaaaagtacTTTTGGAAGGAAGGGAAGGTCATGCCTGAATTACACATCTAATCAGCCTAGCAGCACGCTCACCTGTGTAACACACTTTTTCTAATGTTCTAGACCCAAACTTCCCTCCCTGTCGTCTGTTCATCCCTACGAATCATCTCTCCTGACCCATCCTCCTCATTCCTGTTTTAGGACCACTCATGTCCATCCAGTGTGGTTTATATCTAGAAGGGATTTTAATAGTTGCCAGTATGTGAGATTAAGTAAGCACACAATgcacatgtactgtatgtaagaacattaaaaactttAGATGTAGCCGTAATTTTTACATTCATTACCAGTTTTTCCAAATATCCATTTTTACCGTGtgatttcttaatttatttatttccagtttggtcattttgaaatgttggagttttattctttatataACCTTACGTGTGGATTTGTAGATAAATCTGTAAGCTTTCACGTTGTATTTTGGATTATACTCTGTTACATCATGCCTACCTGCCTGTAAGCCGTCTCTAACGCTGTATATCATGGATCACTAGTGATGTGGCTGCAGCCTTCttttttattcaacaaacaATAAATGGTAACTAAATAATACTTGATTATTAggtatttttaaatgagaaattatttGTACAGTCACCACACACCTATATACAGAAGATTATAAAACAACACCTGCCAAGTCAAAATACCAGATTTTCTGATGTGAACACATGTAATCAGAATAAATCATTTCAGAAGTGTTCCTGCTATTAATGTGtcaaatatattataaatatggTGTCAAAATCTGGTCTTTATCCTATCCTCAGTGACACGCAATTTCAAACAAGTGTTTGAAATTGACAAACTTTTGTaagttttcttcaaaatcatTTTGAGGAAAACTTCCAAATGCTTtagcataataataaaaaggctGCAATAACATTGAATAAGTGTGCGCGCATTACTGTAAATCTAATACTTTAATGAAGCGGACCCCAGTAGCTGGGTTGAATATGGAAGTAAGTtgacaactgtttttttttgtttgttttattttgttttgttttcatgtttgctgTGGAAAGACAGCAGGATGACAGAGGTGATTTTCTGTCacaatattgtttatttatattcaacCCTGATTTTGTGTATGTAAAATTGATCtgataataaagaaaaacatgacaaaatctcTTTCTCCATTGACTCTCTCTGCACACAGTGCAACAGTTTGCGTGCAGCAGATCATCACAACCCATTTTTACACCAATCTGctgagctgtggctctgcagcatcCCAGCTGACCGAGGGGGATTAAGGGTGGGCATTAAAAACTCACATTGAATCTCATGTGCTCCAAACGTCcacaaatatttctgtctgaCAGCGCTGGACTGCGCGACACAGTCTGGAATCATGAATGTCTCGGGGATACACCACGGGGTGCTCAGGATGTACGGTGAGTAGAATCAGAGCAACAAAGATCTCTGTACTTTAGAGGGAAAATACAATCAACAACCAGATTCAGCTGTTGGGAAGTTTTGCAATCTTTACCATATTTTGTGTTGCTTCACATGTATGATCTCAAACGTTTATAAATCATTTTGTAAGAAATTTTGAATTGTTCAGCATTAATTGTGCAGTCCCAGTCATGATACATTTTTAGTATGTTCTAAAGCCAGCTTTTTACCGTATGCACTAAAAGGTAaagttaagttgttttttttaacttttcatgcAAAGTACAGCAGTTCTGTTGGTCTTTACACTTTACTTACATATAAATAGAACTTTTGAAATGAGAAAATCCATGTGGATTGATCGCATTCAGCGTCTACAGCCTCCTGATCCTCTCTCCATCTGACTTTCTCTAATCTAATCTGGTGGGATGATGGAATGACACAGTGTTCGTTCTTTAATCCACATGTACATTGCTCAAGCTGCCACTTTGATCGCTGAGGCCACACCTAATACTTCAGGTTCACACGCAGCCTGGAAATGTATGCAGTTTGATTTGTTGTCCAATCTCGATAAGTGGGTCCTGAACTCAGTCTTAGGCACAAGGGGGAGTTAACTCAAATACCCAATAAAGAAATAtcaatttgaaaattatttatgctGATTCACCTCAGTGGTCGACTCAATAAGACAGTTTCCTTttctagataaaaaaaaaaacagggactAGCAATTGTCTTTAGAAGTCACCAAATGAGAGGCCAGTGGGAGCCACTGATTGAGCCCCGCTTGCTGTGTTGCCAGTACAGATCTGTGTGCAGCGAGCAAATTTCAGTTCAGTGTCTTTGTTATTTCACAACTGTCAACCTTATTTATTCACAACcgtcttgtttttttcataactttcttccttgtttttttccacaactgcctatgtttggggtttttcatGGCTGTCGACcttctttttttcacaactCCATTCCTTGTTTTTTCATAACTCCATTCcttgttttccttgttttttcatAACTCCACTCCTTGTTTTTTCATAACTccattgcttgtttttttcataactccactccttgtttttttcataactcCATTCCTTGTTTTTTCATAACTCCATTCCTTGTTTCTTTCACAACTCCATtcattccttcctttcttcattctttcctcctgttttccttttgtcttcCCCTCGTGTCCAGACTTCCTATTGGTCCATTCTGCCTCATGTTCTTTCTTATGCCTTTTAATTAACTTCTTGTTatcatcttttcttttgttcatttatcCCTTTCTTTCTTGTCTCTCCTTCATCCCCTCCTTCTATTCTTCCTTTCTCATATTTTCGTGTGGTTCGttcttttctttcatctgcAGAGACATTTACATCAGAGGAGATGTCACATCAgtattcaaatttttaatatttgtatcttaaaattggcaaaaataacaggatttggagaaaataaccaaaatttATGATGTGCAAAAGTCAGAAAGTCTTACCTGAAAAACATGTAGGAACCTTGAAAACTGTTCTTTGGGCATCTTTGTTCAAGCAATTACTCAAAATGCCCTGtgtattttcatctttttttcctgaaggtggattcattttcaaacagtggAAGAAACGTTTTTTGCGTCTGACTGCTGAAGGCAGTCTCTTCGTATGCCACGATGCTCTGTCTCCACCTCACCAGATTGTACTGCTGCAAAGTCACTGTGAGACAATTGTTGAAGGCAAGGAGATCCTGGACCTGCCAAAGTTACCTTCCGGTGCGTCCAGGGACAGCTGCTTCGCTCTGATCCTCACCCAGAATAAgtacctgctgctgctgactgacacCCCCACAGACTGCAGGTCAGACGGACTGTGTGCTTTTACATTGTCGTATTGGAGTTGACATTAAATGttgctattttataaaattgtgTTCTTTTTCATAAGGCAACATTGCTACATTTgatgaaatgtttatattttttaattaatggcACACAGCACACATATTACTATATAGAAAACTCCTTTTTGTAGGTAAAGATCATATCCTCATATTGGCACCTCTTGTAAAGACCTGCAAAAAGCCTTCAAATAATGTTACCTTTCTATTATcacatgttgttttgtttttttaaagatctttgatttgaacacaaacactgggaggtaaaaaataacatgatttttttaaaaatacataaaattatttGTGAAGCAATTAGAGATACCCCTAGCAAtctctatataaataaatgtgacttaaGCAATTTTTAATCTCATACTATTCCTTCAGGTAATCAGTGGCAGCAAGATTTTCAATAGTAATTTATGACTGTCTGGTTTCTTTTGGATAAATTATGGCATGGCAAAGTGCCATAATCTCCATAATTGGCGCTTGGTATTTTAACACAGGTCAAtagtaaaataatgttttaatattaaatatcaaaaatatttaatattaattatttttaatactaaatattttattcaaagttCCTCCTTTTCCCAAATGGGGGGTTGGTTTACAATCTATTGTCAAGTCACAAGCAGTTGTGTTTCATAAGATCCCACACAGCTTCGCATGGGAGAGTCACATTCTACTGCAGCGATTGGGATTACCACCTGTGGATTGGGAGACAATGGCTGTCTGCAGCATTACTGTGGGGTGTTAAAGCAGGATGACCTGTGTGAAGCCAAAATACCATTGATACTGCACAAAGGAGGAAATTTCAGTTACCTGCTCTTCAAAAGTGAAACGACAAAAAAATATGATGGGAATAAGGCAGGAGTAgctttttccatccatcttATTTACGTGAAGACATTGCGACTACAACATAGCCTGAATTTGCCCTTGTCAGAGCAACAGTTAGAATgctaaaatgactaaaattgtGACAAATACTTGTAAGAAGTCAAACGTATTTATTCAAATTCGTCATTAGCATGGATTGCCAGTAACTGAAGAGGCATTGCATCAAATTTCAATTTATCTAAATGTATGTGTTGatttttatgctgctttttGTTGAGgctaacaaaatatatattttttgatcaCCTTTCAGTCAGTGGCTAAACGTGCTGAAGAAAGTCAAAATGGTGAGTTAATGATGTACAGTTTGGATAATGCTTTTGGAGCTGtatagtcataaaaaaaaaacttcctttaGATGCTTCCCAGTATTGGTTTGGTTCCGTCTTACATTACCTTTTCTATCAAAATTCAGCCTGCTTACAGAAAGTAACAGTTGTAACTCTTGTACAAAGGACATAGATGTCTGTACTTATTAAACAGCCAttgcataaaaatgtgatgacaatttgcaagaaaaatgtGCATTATTGAGGAACAAAATACTTCCAAAGCAAAGTCCAGTAACGTTCTGCAAAAGGCCTGAGGAGTTGAATATTTACTAAGTGTTAAAGAGTTAGAGGAGCTAATTATATTTCAAGGAAATGTTATTGGTAGGGATGACAGgttattgtatttattgtttatcatttaaagggaaaaaagaacatAATAACTGTGACTTATCATTGAGATGACAGACTCTAATGTTGTAATTTGCATATAAAAAATGGCTTCATGGTTGATTTTCTTACTATTCTTCAACTAACTGGTTTCATGGGAGCACCAATGTTTGCCCGTTTTTTATAATTCAATGCAAGGTACATTGTAGTAGTTAATGTAACGTGTGCTGAAGTAGTGCACTTAGCAGTGGTTAAATTACAGCATTTGTGTTTGTCATAAGACTTGGCATCAACTTTAAAATCTCCAATCAGTTTTTTTCGCTGACCACTATTTTTGCAGGTTAATGTAACAAATTGAATTTCTGCTGTCGTCTTATTACTGTTCTCTGTATTACTCTTACCTACAGAGTCTGTCGTCGCCCCTCAGCCCTTGTAAGCGCCATCAGGTTGTTCCCCCATGCATTACTCTTCAAGACCTTGTCCCTGAGCAAATTCTGGACAAAGATCCGCCAACTCCACCTGTAAGTGACACAGAGGCACCCTCTCCAGGACCAACAAGCAACACTTCTCCAAGGGAGAATTGTGAGTTTAGACAttattttcatgcattttgtgacaataaagataagaaaataaatataaaatgatctCGAAAAAAAACCGCTTAATCCAACAGGCAGAAATTCCCCCCAGACAAAGAATTACAGACGGGGTCCACAGGCGGTGGGATGCCTGCGTCACGGCACTCTCAATAATGCGCAAGCGATGAAGGCTGTTTATATGCTGATGGGAGGGGCTGCTGCCTCCTCTGCCTTGGGTTACCTCGGAGCATGCTCATCCACTAATCTGGACGTCAAAGCCGACCTGGCTGCCAACACGGACTTCACCGGTACAGGACCTGTGGGGGCGTACGACCTCGGTAGCTCCTCGCTCAACTCCCCCCATTTCAACAGCTTTGACTTTGAGGTGGGGGACTCTGATTTTGATGCTTTTGATTGTGGTGGGTTTACTTTTTAAGAAGCCAAGCCCTAGATGAAAATAGATGggctccttttttgttttatatcaaagTGAAAAATCCAAATGGAGTCTTGGAGTTCAGCCTGCTTTTTGCTGAAAGCTGGTTTGGTATTCTAGTGCTGCACATTTGCCGGGTTTAACGGGCAGAGAAGACAAATGTGAGCACAAAAGTTACAAAGTGGTGAAAGGATGAACAGGTCTGAGTGATTAATCTGAAGTCGATCGCAATGAAGAACTCCCTCTCACTGCCATGTTgtattattctttaaaaaacagataCCAGGCCAGAAAACTATAttgttgtgcattttttatgtgtgtCTTTGATTTCAGGCTGTTTATGTTGTGAATATTATCATTCTGTTTCGTCTACAACAGTGAtagtacattttaataaaagtgagtAATCTGTCTCTTTTACACTGGTGATGCGGTGTATTACATGAAGTTTAAGGAGCGTTATTGCATAACCCTCACTGGATTAAAATTGATTTAGTAACCTCAGACACCAGAGAAACCACAGAgctcatttaaaactttttgttttctcacagtTAAATTGCTTCACTACAGTCATCCACTTGTTGTCATCCTGTGGGTCTACTGTTTGTTCCATGAAAAAACTTGATGTgaactaatttattttacaagaataaagctGGTTTTGGAACTTTGTTGAGCTTGTATTTTCTCGTTCTTTATTTAGCAAATGATTTATGTGCGAAGTCCTTCACTAAAAAAAGTAAAGCTTCTGCTGTATCATGTAGCACTTCTGCAGAAAGAGATTTGAAACGTGTACTGATGATTTAAATTAAGGAACAAAAACAGTGATATGAAATTAAGTTGTTTGCATGAATGGCCCCCTAGGAGGGCTGTCCTTCTGCTGCCCAACAACAAGTTAAAATGCAATAAGTTCTCTCAGATAATTCAAATTCAAGCAATAATACATAATCCAATGAACACCAAGAGGAAAGTAATGATAGTTAAGTCTGcagaatgaaattattttttagttatttctcCAGTGAGGAGGATGAAGTTAGGAGAACTGTTGGCAGTAAATGACAACAACACATTGTCCACCCCAAGGATTCACAAAGGCTCTGTGGGAAGCCCAGTCTGCATGTGATTTGAGACAGTGGTGACAAAAAAATGCTAGTTTAGATGTGAATGAATTGTGTTTCCTTCCTTGCCTACTAATGCACATGTGTAGCAATAGTCTTTGTTctcaaaacaaatatgttttctaaATATCAGCAAGTCATGCAGTGGTTATCTAAATCATAGCGGGAATTGATGGAAGAGTCTCACTTCTACACACATGAACAGTCCATGTTTTACTATTGAAGGCTTTCACTGAACTACAGCAACGTAAGCTGTCAAAACGCCATCTGTCACACCACTCAGACTCTAACAAGAACGTGCTGTTTGGCCTTAAAAAGTCTctgaaagctaatgctaaacatgtGGTGGATGGGAgaagttaaaatacaaaattacaaTCAGCTGTAGTAAAACATGGTCTTAACTTATCTCAGTGGTTCAGCTAATTATTGTAAATAGAACCATAAGGAAAGTCAATTGGAAGTTGATTAGACATTAATGTCTGAcattaatctctgaaatttaGCAATCTTACAAATCTCTAGAAGTAGCAGCTTTaataatttctgcattttaagcaatagcaatttttaaaaaagaaactatgaaAATGGGGCAGAGATCATTGCTGTTCCAAATGATCCACCATCATTGTATATATGGGAGCACAGATGACCTTTTATGCAGGCCGAGCtcaaaagacagaaacatgcttttaaaattgttaaatataacTGTGAAAATGATGATTCTGGACGATTGCTATAGTTCTATCAATATATGTAATAATTCTGGTACCAAAGTATGAGAAATTGTTCCCTTAAGATAGTTAAAGTGAATAAGCTCAGGTTTACTCCAGTATCAACACTGTATTGCAGTTTTCATGAAAACTATTACCGTACCAGTTAATGTTTTATAACTCCACCAAACTGTGGTAGAGTGATAAAGGAAAAgtgcaaataagaaaaactaattaattGTTGCTCTTATTAACAAATCAGAGATCTATGATTTCCACTCAACAGCATTTTCTAGATTTTTGCAAGAATCAGAACAACAGGCAAATATTTGTTACAAGCGCTCTGAGTCTGTTCAGTCTGTTCTAACAAGGCAACAAACGTTACTATCTAGTACACCAGGGTTAACACTTGGAGGTGTCACGTTTCAGATTGTCCTCAGCGATCTGGGAACCATCATCTCTAGCTCAGACAAACAGCATTGTAACTCTTCAGTTAGATTATTGACAAAGACCAAACCTTGAACCTCGAAGAGAACTCCATCCTTATTTCTATGTCATACCTCAGGCATCTCTGAACCCTCCCTAAATTCCAGCAAGGGTAAGAAATGCAATAGGCTCACACATAAATCTAGCTTCATGCACTTTTGACCCTTCTTCACAGTCCAGTCTGTAAATTCGCAAAGCTTCAATTTGTCTGTGATGACACACTTGTCCACTGGGAACAAATGCACATGTTATGTTACTGAGAAAACGTGTTCTTTCACTTTCACTGAGAAAACCCAAAATCCAAAattgaaagtaattttttttccccatgtacATGGGGTTGTGACATATTGTATGCCTCTAGGGAGTAAGTAGCAGAACATCAAGCACACATTGCTTGTTCACATGTAGATGCAATGCCTCAGTCAGAGTCAttgtcagatttaaaacaaagatgaaaaatttGTTACAAACTGAAGAAAACGGGGACGATTACAGGGACGTTTCTTCACCTGTTTTACCTCTTTCATAAAAGAGATCTCACCGtttctcaattttttaaattaaatatattcgCACCTGTTATCCACAAATGACTACAATAAAATATCCTCAGAAGGAAATTGCAATCACATCAGAATTTCTGCCTGTCTTGTAAATTGCCTT
Coding sequences within:
- the LOC116716540 gene encoding uncharacterized protein LOC116716540; this translates as MNVSGIHHGVLRMYGGFIFKQWKKRFLRLTAEGSLFVCHDALSPPHQIVLLQSHCETIVEGKEILDLPKLPSGASRDSCFALILTQNKYLLLLTDTPTDCSQWLNVLKKVKMSLSSPLSPCKRHQVVPPCITLQDLVPEQILDKDPPTPPVSDTEAPSPGPTSNTSPRENCRNSPQTKNYRRGPQAVGCLRHGTLNNAQAMKAVYMLMGGAAASSALGYLGACSSTNLDVKADLAANTDFTGTGPVGAYDLGSSSLNSPHFNSFDFEVGDSDFDAFDCGGFTF